Proteins encoded in a region of the Streptomyces sp. NBC_01471 genome:
- a CDS encoding LLM class F420-dependent oxidoreductase translates to MAIPLGLGLPQMKQYAIGRDVPAVARAAEETGFGSLWVFERILFPEPATQGLYGVPGLPWPEKYRSVADPLVTLTLAGAATGRVRLGTSVLVAPLHVPFQLARSLASLDAASGGRVVAGIGTGWSSDEYAAAAVAPFEKRGAFLDELLDVFQAVWGPDPVAYEGQFTTIAPAVVGPKPARPIPVQLPAGGPRAIRRLVDRADGWMPVALGPGALAEEWRKIQDLAGERGRGRPLTATVRVNATHSVKPYEGGDREPFQGSTAQIVEDLAAHAETGVATEFLLDLQSTMRDAHELTDVAAEVYAAARAAGI, encoded by the coding sequence ATGGCGATCCCGCTCGGCCTCGGTCTTCCCCAGATGAAGCAGTACGCCATCGGCCGTGATGTCCCGGCGGTGGCGCGCGCCGCCGAGGAGACCGGATTCGGGTCGCTGTGGGTCTTCGAGCGGATCCTCTTCCCGGAGCCCGCGACCCAGGGGCTGTACGGCGTACCGGGGCTGCCCTGGCCCGAGAAGTACCGCTCGGTGGCCGACCCGCTGGTGACCCTGACGCTGGCCGGCGCGGCGACGGGCCGGGTGCGGCTGGGCACCAGTGTGCTGGTGGCGCCGCTGCATGTGCCCTTCCAGCTGGCCCGCTCCCTCGCCTCGCTGGATGCGGCGAGCGGCGGCCGGGTCGTGGCCGGAATCGGGACCGGCTGGTCGAGCGACGAGTACGCGGCGGCGGCCGTGGCCCCGTTCGAGAAGCGCGGGGCGTTCCTGGACGAACTGCTCGACGTCTTCCAGGCGGTGTGGGGACCCGATCCGGTGGCGTACGAAGGGCAGTTCACCACGATCGCCCCCGCCGTGGTCGGCCCGAAACCGGCCCGCCCGATCCCGGTCCAGCTGCCGGCCGGCGGCCCGCGCGCGATCCGGCGGCTCGTCGACCGGGCGGACGGCTGGATGCCGGTCGCCCTGGGGCCCGGCGCCCTGGCCGAGGAGTGGCGGAAGATCCAGGACCTGGCGGGCGAACGGGGGCGCGGGCGTCCCCTGACCGCGACGGTCCGGGTCAACGCGACGCACAGCGTGAAGCCGTACGAGGGCGGGGACCGCGAGCCGTTCCAGGGCAGCACCGCGCAGATCGTCGAGGATCTGGCGGCGCACGCGGAGACCGGGGTGGCCACCGAGTTCCTGCTCGACCTGCAGAGCACGATGCGGGACGCACACGAACTGACGGACGTGGCCGCCGAGGTCTACGCGGCGGCGCGCGCCGCCGGAATCTGA
- a CDS encoding carbon-nitrogen hydrolase family protein, whose product MPPLRTALLQSSGRPGDVAGNLDALDEAAGRAAASGAGLLVCPELFLTGYAIGDDVPRLAEPADGASARAVADIAVRHGIAVLYGYPERHGEQIHNAAQLIGAEGQRLANYRKTHLFGCFEQKWFTPGDTPVVQAELAGLRIGIMICYDVEFPENVRAHALAGTDLLLVPTAQMHPFQFVAESLVPVRAFENQLYIAYVNRTGPEGEFEFVGLSCLAGPDGTVRARAGRGTELVTGDADPALLRASRENNPYLRDRRPALYHSLV is encoded by the coding sequence ATGCCGCCGCTGCGCACCGCCCTGCTCCAGAGTTCCGGCCGTCCAGGCGACGTCGCAGGGAACCTCGACGCGCTGGACGAGGCTGCGGGCCGCGCCGCAGCCTCCGGCGCCGGACTGCTGGTCTGCCCCGAGCTGTTCCTGACCGGATACGCGATCGGAGACGACGTGCCCCGGCTGGCCGAGCCCGCCGACGGCGCGAGCGCGCGGGCCGTCGCGGACATCGCCGTACGCCACGGGATCGCGGTGCTCTACGGCTACCCCGAACGCCACGGCGAGCAGATCCACAACGCGGCCCAGCTGATCGGCGCCGAAGGGCAGCGCCTGGCCAACTACCGCAAGACCCATCTCTTCGGCTGCTTCGAGCAGAAGTGGTTCACGCCGGGGGACACCCCCGTCGTCCAGGCCGAGCTGGCCGGGCTCCGGATCGGGATCATGATCTGCTACGACGTGGAGTTCCCGGAGAACGTCCGCGCCCACGCCCTCGCCGGTACCGATCTGCTCCTGGTCCCCACCGCCCAGATGCACCCCTTCCAGTTCGTCGCCGAGTCCCTGGTGCCGGTCCGGGCCTTCGAGAACCAGCTGTACATCGCGTACGTCAACCGCACCGGACCCGAGGGCGAGTTCGAGTTCGTCGGGCTCAGCTGTCTGGCAGGCCCCGACGGAACCGTCCGCGCCCGCGCCGGACGCGGCACGGAGCTGGTCACCGGCGACGCCGATCCCGCTCTGCTGCGCGCCTCGCGCGAGAACAACCCGTATCTCCGCGACCGCCGCCCGGCCCTCTACCACTCGCTGGTCTGA
- a CDS encoding ATP-binding protein: protein MDSPLADSATARDAASRFLSQNCPWADVDAVLLVISELVANAARHTAGWWHLRLSAEPGVLVVEMDDDSPAPPVAREPDFGGGGGFGWHMVLRLAGRVEVSPRASGKTVRAIWSHPAAEPAVG from the coding sequence ATGGATTCGCCGTTGGCAGACAGCGCCACGGCCCGCGATGCAGCCAGCCGATTTCTGTCCCAGAACTGTCCCTGGGCCGATGTCGACGCTGTGCTGCTCGTGATCAGCGAACTCGTCGCCAACGCGGCCCGGCACACCGCGGGCTGGTGGCATTTGCGGCTGAGCGCAGAGCCCGGAGTGCTCGTGGTGGAGATGGACGACGACAGCCCGGCGCCTCCCGTCGCCCGTGAGCCCGACTTCGGGGGAGGCGGCGGGTTCGGCTGGCACATGGTGCTGCGGCTGGCCGGTCGGGTCGAGGTCAGCCCGCGCGCGTCGGGCAAGACGGTCCGGGCGATCTGGTCGCATCCGGCGGCCGAACCCGCGGTCGGCTGA
- a CDS encoding NAD(P)/FAD-dependent oxidoreductase: protein MTSTVPNTAVQHADGQPPITMFGPDFPYAYDDFLAHPAGLGQIPATAHGTEVAVIGGGLSGIITAYELMKMGLKPVVYEADRIGGRLRTVGFEGCDPSLTAELGAMRFPPSSTALQHYIDLVGLETKSFPNPLAPGTPSTVVDLKGESHYATSVDDLPQVYRDVMHAWNSCLEEGADFSDMNRALRERDVPRIREIWARLVEQLDDQTFYGFLCGSEAFSSFRHREIFGQVGFGTGGWDTDFPNSILEILRVVYTEADDHHRGIVGGSQQLPLRLWEREPQKTVHWPSGTSLASLHGGEPRPAVTRLHRTAGNRITVTDASGDIRTYPAAVFTAQSWMLLSKIDCDDALFPIDHWTAMERTHYMESSKLFVPVDRPFWLDEALDDNGNPTGRDTMSMTLTDRMTRGTYLLDDGPDRPATICLSYTWCDDSLKWLPLSAHERMEVMLKSLGEIYPKVDIRRHIIGNPVTVSWEDEPYFMGAFKANLPGHYRYQRRLFTHFMQDRLPEDRRGLFLAGDDISWTAGWAEGAVQTALNAVWGVMHHFGGTTDAANPGPGDLYDEIAPVELPED, encoded by the coding sequence ATGACGTCCACGGTGCCCAACACCGCTGTGCAGCACGCCGACGGCCAGCCGCCGATCACCATGTTCGGACCGGATTTCCCCTACGCCTACGACGACTTCCTCGCTCACCCGGCGGGCCTGGGCCAGATACCGGCCACCGCGCACGGCACCGAGGTCGCCGTCATCGGCGGCGGACTCTCGGGGATCATCACCGCGTACGAGCTGATGAAGATGGGCCTCAAGCCGGTGGTGTACGAGGCGGACCGGATCGGCGGCCGGCTGCGCACCGTGGGCTTCGAGGGCTGCGACCCCTCGCTCACCGCGGAACTGGGAGCCATGCGCTTCCCGCCGTCCTCCACGGCGCTCCAGCACTACATCGACCTGGTGGGCCTGGAGACGAAGTCCTTCCCCAACCCGCTGGCCCCCGGCACCCCTTCGACGGTGGTCGATCTCAAGGGCGAGTCGCATTACGCCACATCCGTGGACGACCTTCCGCAGGTCTACCGCGACGTGATGCACGCCTGGAACAGCTGCCTGGAGGAGGGCGCGGACTTCTCGGACATGAACCGCGCGCTGCGCGAGCGCGACGTACCGCGGATCCGGGAGATCTGGGCGCGGCTCGTCGAGCAGCTGGACGACCAGACGTTCTACGGCTTCCTCTGCGGGTCCGAGGCGTTCTCCTCGTTCCGGCACCGGGAGATCTTCGGCCAGGTCGGCTTCGGAACGGGCGGCTGGGACACCGACTTCCCCAACTCCATCCTGGAGATCCTCCGGGTCGTCTACACCGAGGCGGACGACCACCACCGGGGGATCGTCGGGGGCTCGCAGCAGCTGCCGCTGCGGCTCTGGGAGCGCGAACCGCAGAAGACCGTCCACTGGCCGTCCGGGACCTCCCTCGCATCGCTGCACGGCGGGGAGCCCCGCCCGGCGGTGACCCGGCTGCACCGCACGGCGGGCAACCGCATCACCGTCACGGACGCGTCCGGCGACATCCGCACCTACCCGGCCGCGGTCTTCACCGCGCAGTCCTGGATGCTGCTCTCCAAGATCGACTGCGATGACGCGCTCTTCCCGATCGACCACTGGACGGCGATGGAGCGCACCCACTACATGGAGTCGTCCAAGCTGTTCGTCCCGGTGGACCGGCCCTTCTGGCTCGACGAGGCCCTGGACGACAACGGGAACCCGACCGGCCGCGACACCATGTCGATGACGCTCACCGACCGTATGACGCGCGGCACCTACCTCCTGGACGACGGCCCGGACCGGCCCGCCACCATCTGCCTCTCGTACACCTGGTGCGACGACAGCCTCAAGTGGCTGCCGCTCTCCGCGCACGAGCGGATGGAGGTCATGCTGAAGTCGCTGGGCGAGATCTACCCGAAGGTCGACATCCGCCGCCACATCATCGGCAACCCGGTCACCGTCTCCTGGGAGGACGAGCCCTACTTCATGGGCGCGTTCAAGGCCAACCTGCCCGGCCACTACCGCTACCAGCGGCGGCTGTTCACCCACTTCATGCAGGACCGGCTCCCCGAGGACCGGCGCGGGCTGTTCCTCGCGGGCGACGACATCTCCTGGACGGCGGGCTGGGCCGAGGGCGCCGTGCAGACCGCGCTCAACGCGGTCTGGGGCGTCATGCACCACTTCGGCGGCACGACCGACGCGGCCAACCCGGGACCCGGCGACCTGTACGACGAGATCGCACCGGTCGAACTGCCCGAGGACTGA
- a CDS encoding GuaB1 family IMP dehydrogenase-related protein, with protein MRFLNDLKPPYDLTYDDVFMVPSRSAVGSRQGVDLSAPDGTGTTIPLVVANMTAIAGRRMAETVARRGGLVVIPQDIPIEVVTEVITWVKTRHHVLDTPIVLAPTQTVADALSLLPKRAHNAGVVVDEDSRPVGVVTDEDLAGVDRFTQLSEVMSSKDLVLLDADIDPREAFNRLDGANRRYAPAVDADGRLVGILTRRGALRATLYSPAVDAQGKLRIAAAVGINGDVAGKAKQLLDAGADTIVVDTAHGHQESMIAAVRAVRALDPQVPIVAGNIVAAEGVRDLIEAGADIIKVGVGPGAMCTTRMMTGVGRPQFSAVLECATEARKFGKHVWADGGVRHPRDVAMALAAGASNVMIGSWFAGTYESPGDLQQAADGRWYKESFGMASARAVRNRTSEESAYDRARKGLFEEGISTSRMFLDPSRPGVEDLIDSIIAGVRSSCTYAGANTLEEFAEKAIVGVQSAAGYAEGKPLHASWG; from the coding sequence ATGCGTTTCCTCAATGACCTGAAGCCGCCGTACGATCTGACGTACGACGATGTGTTCATGGTGCCGAGCCGTTCGGCTGTCGGCTCCCGTCAGGGCGTCGACCTGTCCGCTCCCGACGGCACCGGTACCACCATCCCTCTCGTGGTCGCGAACATGACGGCCATCGCGGGCCGCCGGATGGCCGAGACGGTCGCCCGGCGTGGCGGCCTGGTCGTCATCCCGCAGGACATCCCGATCGAGGTCGTCACCGAGGTCATCACCTGGGTGAAGACGCGCCACCACGTGCTGGACACGCCCATCGTGCTCGCCCCGACGCAGACCGTCGCCGACGCGCTGTCCCTGCTGCCCAAGCGCGCGCACAACGCGGGCGTCGTCGTGGACGAGGACAGCAGGCCGGTCGGTGTCGTGACCGACGAGGACCTGGCGGGCGTCGACCGCTTCACCCAGCTCTCCGAAGTCATGTCGTCCAAGGACCTGGTGCTCCTCGATGCGGACATCGACCCGCGTGAGGCGTTCAACCGGCTCGACGGCGCCAACCGCCGCTACGCCCCCGCCGTCGACGCGGACGGCCGGCTCGTCGGCATCCTGACCCGCAGGGGCGCCCTGCGCGCCACCCTCTACTCCCCGGCCGTCGACGCCCAGGGCAAGCTGCGCATCGCCGCGGCCGTCGGTATCAACGGCGATGTCGCGGGCAAGGCCAAGCAACTGCTCGACGCCGGTGCCGACACGATCGTCGTGGACACCGCGCACGGCCACCAGGAGTCGATGATCGCCGCGGTCCGGGCGGTGCGGGCCCTCGACCCGCAGGTGCCGATCGTCGCGGGCAACATCGTGGCCGCCGAGGGTGTGCGCGACCTCATCGAGGCCGGCGCCGACATCATCAAGGTCGGTGTGGGCCCCGGCGCCATGTGCACCACCCGGATGATGACGGGTGTGGGCCGCCCGCAGTTCTCCGCCGTACTCGAATGTGCCACGGAGGCACGGAAGTTCGGCAAGCACGTCTGGGCCGACGGCGGGGTCAGGCACCCGCGCGACGTGGCGATGGCGCTGGCCGCCGGTGCGTCGAACGTCATGATCGGCTCCTGGTTCGCCGGAACGTACGAGTCCCCGGGCGACCTCCAGCAGGCCGCCGACGGCCGCTGGTACAAGGAGTCGTTCGGCATGGCGTCGGCCCGCGCCGTCCGTAACCGTACGAGTGAGGAGTCGGCCTACGACCGTGCCCGCAAGGGCCTGTTCGAGGAGGGCATCTCCACCTCGCGGATGTTCCTCGACCCGTCCCGCCCGGGTGTCGAGGACCTGATCGACTCGATCATCGCGGGCGTCCGCTCCTCCTGCACCTACGCCGGGGCCAACACCCTGGAGGAGTTCGCCGAGAAGGCGATCGTCGGGGTGCAGAGCGCCGCCGGATACGCCGAGGGCAAGCCGCTGCACGCCAGCTGGGGCTGA
- a CDS encoding DUF5995 family protein: MAQTEQRAARAVPAQRSVAGVAARMRALRASWPSTDGVAVFNSVYLTVTEEVGQHIAGRHFPDPLGVTTLGVVFAERYLAAVDAVADGRRPPACWRPLFQYRHHPGVRPLQFALAGINAHIGHDLALAVIDSCRVLDCEPAALEGDFDRAGEILERLEEQIREELMPGPDLLEIIDPLTHLIGSWSLERARDAAWTAARILWNLRELPVVAEEFREGMDASAGLVGRCLLTPLR, from the coding sequence ATGGCACAGACGGAACAGCGCGCGGCCCGGGCCGTCCCCGCCCAGCGCTCGGTCGCCGGTGTGGCGGCCAGGATGCGGGCCCTGCGCGCGTCATGGCCGTCCACGGACGGGGTGGCTGTCTTCAACAGCGTCTATCTGACCGTCACCGAGGAGGTCGGACAGCACATCGCGGGACGGCACTTCCCCGATCCGCTGGGTGTCACGACGCTCGGCGTGGTGTTCGCGGAGCGGTATCTGGCCGCGGTCGACGCGGTGGCCGACGGCCGCAGGCCGCCCGCCTGCTGGCGGCCGCTCTTCCAGTACCGCCACCACCCCGGCGTACGGCCGCTGCAGTTCGCGCTCGCGGGCATCAACGCGCACATCGGTCACGACCTGGCGCTCGCCGTCATCGACTCCTGCCGAGTCCTCGACTGTGAACCCGCCGCGCTCGAAGGGGACTTCGACCGGGCCGGCGAGATCCTCGAACGGCTGGAGGAGCAGATCCGCGAGGAGCTGATGCCGGGGCCGGACCTCCTGGAGATCATCGACCCGCTCACCCATCTCATCGGCTCGTGGAGTCTGGAGCGCGCCCGGGACGCCGCCTGGACGGCCGCCCGCATTCTCTGGAATCTGCGGGAACTACCGGTGGTCGCCGAGGAGTTCAGAGAGGGGATGGACGCGAGTGCCGGCCTGGTCGGCCGGTGCCTGCTCACTCCCCTGCGCTGA
- a CDS encoding RNA polymerase sigma factor SigF — translation MPTVPTGLAPHVGHPPGRAPGELPYVADPSKVAPCDARELSRLFFATLDTAEEGTREHQYARNTLIELNLSLVRFAATRFRSRSDQMEDIVQVGTIGLIKAIDRFDLCREVEFATFAMPCIVGEIKRFFRDTSWSVHVPRRLQELRITLAKASDELFQRLDRSPTPAELARHLGMDEEEVVEGLVAANGYTAGSIDSTVEDGADSGARTLADRLGEPDSGLDLVENLTVLKPLIARLGARDRRILRMRYGDDLTQSQIGAELGISQMHVSRLLARITAQLRTGLLGPE, via the coding sequence GTGCCCACAGTTCCGACCGGACTCGCCCCGCACGTCGGCCACCCGCCAGGCCGGGCTCCGGGAGAACTCCCCTACGTGGCGGACCCCTCGAAGGTCGCACCGTGCGACGCCCGCGAACTCTCCCGGCTCTTCTTCGCCACGCTCGACACCGCCGAGGAGGGCACGCGCGAGCACCAGTACGCGCGCAACACCCTCATCGAGCTGAACCTCTCACTGGTCAGGTTCGCGGCCACCCGCTTCCGCAGCCGCTCCGACCAGATGGAGGACATCGTCCAGGTCGGCACCATCGGGCTGATCAAGGCGATCGACCGGTTCGATCTCTGCCGCGAGGTGGAGTTCGCGACCTTCGCGATGCCCTGCATCGTCGGCGAGATCAAGCGCTTCTTCCGCGACACCAGCTGGTCGGTCCATGTCCCCCGGCGCCTCCAGGAACTGCGGATCACGCTGGCCAAGGCTTCCGACGAGCTGTTCCAGAGACTGGACCGTTCCCCGACACCCGCCGAACTGGCCCGACACCTCGGGATGGACGAGGAGGAGGTCGTCGAAGGGCTGGTGGCGGCCAACGGCTACACCGCCGGCTCCATCGACTCCACCGTCGAGGACGGGGCGGACAGCGGCGCCCGGACGCTGGCCGACCGGCTCGGCGAACCCGACAGCGGTCTGGACCTCGTAGAGAACCTCACCGTGCTGAAACCGCTCATCGCCCGGCTCGGCGCCAGGGACCGGCGCATTCTGCGGATGCGGTACGGCGACGACCTGACCCAGTCGCAGATCGGAGCCGAACTGGGCATCTCCCAGATGCACGTGTCCCGGCTGCTGGCGCGGATCACCGCACAGCTGCGGACGGGGCTGCTCGGCCCGGAGTGA
- a CDS encoding uracil-xanthine permease family protein, with protein sequence MGAIMGGLGVRWTLHGDGRTPAPGAVVRPDERLTWPRTAGLGAQHVVAMFGASFVAPVLMGLDPNLAIMMSGVATMIFLLATRGRVPSYLGCSLSFVGVAATIRATGGSSATVTGAVFVVGAVLFAAGLAVQRFGARIIHAAMPPVVTGAVVMLIGFNLAPVTASTYWPQDQWTALLVMLFTGLAVVCLRGFWSRIAIFLGLVFGYGFSWLSDQVFGKIHSVDSAGKVTDHWRLDLSGVGRADWVGLPSFHAPSFQWSAILVALPVIIALIAENAGHVKAVGEMTGSNLDDKLGTAIAADGVASMLSTGLGGPPNTTYSENIGVMAATRVYSTAAYWAAACFALLFGLCPKFGAVVAAIPGGVLGGITVILYGMIGLLGAQIWINGKVDLRNPLNLVPAAAGIIIGVGGVSLKITDNFQLSGIALGTIVVITGYHALRAMAPPHLKSQTPLLDSGTSSYEKTEPGTEPEPGDDA encoded by the coding sequence ATGGGAGCGATCATGGGCGGCCTCGGCGTGCGCTGGACCCTGCACGGCGACGGGAGGACCCCCGCTCCGGGGGCAGTCGTACGGCCCGACGAACGGCTGACCTGGCCGCGCACCGCCGGCCTCGGCGCACAGCATGTCGTGGCGATGTTCGGTGCGTCGTTCGTGGCGCCCGTCCTGATGGGTCTCGACCCGAACCTCGCGATCATGATGTCCGGTGTCGCGACCATGATCTTCCTGCTCGCCACCCGTGGCCGGGTCCCCAGCTATCTGGGGTGTTCGCTCTCGTTCGTGGGGGTCGCGGCGACCATCCGCGCCACCGGGGGCAGCAGCGCCACCGTCACGGGTGCCGTCTTCGTCGTGGGCGCCGTCCTGTTCGCGGCGGGTCTCGCCGTCCAGCGGTTCGGCGCTCGGATCATCCATGCGGCGATGCCGCCGGTGGTCACCGGTGCGGTGGTCATGCTGATCGGCTTCAACCTGGCGCCGGTGACCGCGTCCACGTACTGGCCGCAGGACCAGTGGACGGCGCTCCTGGTGATGCTCTTCACCGGTCTCGCCGTCGTCTGCCTGCGCGGCTTCTGGTCGCGGATCGCGATCTTCCTGGGGCTGGTCTTCGGGTACGGCTTCTCCTGGCTGTCCGACCAGGTCTTCGGGAAGATCCACTCGGTCGACTCGGCCGGGAAGGTCACCGACCACTGGCGTCTCGACCTCTCCGGTGTGGGCCGGGCGGACTGGGTCGGGCTGCCGTCCTTCCACGCCCCGAGTTTCCAGTGGTCGGCGATCCTCGTCGCGCTGCCCGTCATCATCGCGCTGATCGCCGAGAACGCCGGGCACGTCAAGGCCGTCGGCGAGATGACCGGCTCCAACCTGGACGACAAGCTGGGCACCGCCATCGCGGCCGACGGTGTCGCCTCCATGCTCTCCACCGGTCTCGGCGGTCCCCCCAACACCACGTACTCCGAGAACATCGGAGTGATGGCCGCGACCCGCGTGTACTCGACCGCCGCGTACTGGGCCGCCGCCTGCTTCGCGCTGCTCTTCGGTCTCTGCCCCAAGTTCGGCGCGGTGGTGGCCGCGATCCCGGGCGGTGTGCTCGGCGGGATCACCGTGATCCTCTACGGCATGATCGGGCTGCTCGGCGCCCAGATCTGGATCAACGGCAAGGTGGATCTGCGCAATCCGCTGAATCTGGTGCCGGCCGCCGCGGGCATCATCATCGGTGTCGGCGGTGTCTCACTGAAGATCACGGACAACTTCCAGCTCAGCGGGATCGCGCTCGGCACCATCGTGGTGATCACCGGCTACCACGCACTGCGGGCCATGGCGCCGCCGCACCTCAAGTCGCAGACGCCGCTGCTGGACTCGGGCACCTCCTCGTACGAGAAGACCGAGCCCGGCACGGAGCCGGAGCCCGGCGACGACGCCTGA
- a CDS encoding ROK family transcriptional regulator: MPASSITARAVNDRIALDLLQAEGPLTAGQLKTLTGLSRPSVADLVDRLQAAGLVSVVGEAGAARRGPNARLYGIVADRAHLAALDVRTGSVAVVVTDLLGAVLAEATLPVGHGTGPGPADAVEEAAALLERTVRTAGAVRLHSVGIGAPGLIDPATGELRNSSGLPAWHRSLVSVLQQRVPATVLVENETNLAALAEQRTGAARGLDTFVLLWLGAGVGAALVLEGKLRRGASGGAGEIGFLPVPGSGLPSATDCGDGFHGLAGSAAICALAAEHAVTAVPEPQEPAAAAAVRAAPSAGRRGEDFLEALARYIAVGAAAVAAVVDPGCVVLGGEIGQAGGADLAARVERHLAALSPLRTEVRAGTLGGAAVLHGALLTARDAAQDDLFGG, encoded by the coding sequence ATGCCCGCATCCTCGATCACCGCTCGGGCCGTCAACGACCGCATCGCCCTCGATCTGCTCCAGGCGGAGGGCCCGTTGACGGCAGGGCAGCTCAAGACGCTCACCGGTCTCTCCCGGCCGAGCGTCGCCGACCTCGTGGACCGGTTGCAGGCGGCCGGGCTGGTCTCCGTCGTCGGTGAGGCGGGCGCGGCGCGCCGCGGTCCGAACGCCCGGCTGTACGGGATCGTGGCCGACCGTGCGCACCTGGCGGCACTCGACGTACGGACGGGGAGCGTCGCCGTGGTCGTCACCGACCTGCTCGGCGCGGTGCTGGCCGAGGCCACGCTGCCCGTCGGCCACGGCACGGGACCCGGCCCGGCCGATGCCGTGGAGGAGGCGGCCGCCCTGCTGGAGCGCACCGTGCGGACGGCCGGCGCCGTCCGCCTGCACAGCGTCGGGATCGGCGCCCCGGGCCTCATCGACCCGGCCACCGGCGAACTCCGCAACAGCAGCGGTCTGCCCGCCTGGCACCGCAGTCTGGTCTCGGTGCTCCAGCAGCGGGTGCCCGCCACGGTCCTGGTGGAGAACGAGACCAATCTCGCCGCTCTCGCCGAGCAGCGGACCGGTGCGGCCCGCGGCCTCGACACCTTCGTCCTGCTCTGGCTCGGCGCCGGCGTCGGCGCCGCCCTCGTCCTCGAAGGGAAACTGCGCCGGGGCGCGTCGGGCGGCGCGGGGGAGATCGGCTTCCTCCCGGTGCCCGGCAGCGGGCTCCCGTCGGCCACCGACTGCGGCGACGGGTTCCACGGCCTGGCCGGCAGCGCCGCGATCTGCGCGCTCGCCGCCGAGCACGCCGTCACGGCGGTGCCGGAGCCGCAGGAGCCTGCGGCGGCCGCCGCTGTACGGGCCGCCCCGTCGGCGGGCCGGCGCGGCGAGGACTTCCTGGAGGCGCTGGCCCGGTACATCGCCGTCGGGGCCGCCGCCGTCGCCGCCGTGGTCGATCCGGGCTGCGTGGTGCTGGGCGGCGAGATCGGCCAGGCGGGGGGTGCGGACCTCGCGGCCCGGGTGGAACGGCACCTGGCGGCGCTCTCCCCGCTGCGTACCGAGGTGCGCGCCGGAACGCTCGGCGGCGCGGCGGTGCTGCACGGCGCACTGCTCACCGCACGGGACGCGGCACAGGACGATCTGTTCGGTGGCTGA
- a CDS encoding MFS transporter produces the protein MTGETDFSLRRVKRARYALAAVFCVHGAVTGSFATRVPWIQEHTGVSAGQLGLALAFPAIGASLLMPVSGAIAHRFGARNALRGLLALWTLALALPAFAPNLLTLCAALCFYGAAAGMSDVTMNALGVETENRLGRSIMSGLHGMWSAGALIGSAAGTLAAHLGGDARLHHCIAAASLTVLGFAACQGVLDLRSTAEEAPPPRFALPPKSALVIGAVGFCAVFAEGASLDWSAVFLRDTLDTSAGVAAGSTTAFSLTMAVARIAGDRVVDRFGAVRTVRAGGVLATLGGLLVVLASSPYAAMGGFALIGLGVAVVVPLAFAAAGRSGPNPSQAIAGVATITYTSGLIAPSAIGGIANATSLVGSFILVTVLAFGLVLAAGVLRSARRVVAGTGAAAAEQGARDPGAAGPA, from the coding sequence ATGACCGGCGAGACGGACTTCAGTCTGCGGAGGGTGAAACGGGCGCGGTATGCCCTGGCTGCCGTGTTCTGCGTCCATGGCGCGGTGACCGGCAGCTTCGCGACCCGCGTCCCGTGGATCCAGGAACACACCGGGGTGAGCGCGGGCCAGCTCGGCCTGGCGCTGGCCTTCCCGGCGATCGGGGCGTCGTTGCTGATGCCGGTCTCCGGTGCGATCGCCCACCGGTTCGGGGCACGCAACGCGCTGCGCGGGCTGCTCGCGCTCTGGACCCTGGCGCTCGCGCTGCCCGCGTTCGCCCCGAACCTGCTCACGCTCTGCGCCGCGCTGTGCTTCTACGGCGCCGCGGCCGGCATGTCGGACGTGACGATGAACGCGCTGGGGGTCGAGACCGAGAACCGGCTCGGCAGATCCATCATGTCCGGGCTGCACGGCATGTGGAGCGCGGGCGCGCTGATCGGGTCGGCAGCCGGCACGCTCGCCGCCCACCTGGGCGGCGACGCCCGGCTCCACCACTGCATCGCCGCCGCGTCCCTCACCGTGCTGGGGTTCGCCGCCTGCCAGGGAGTGCTCGACCTGCGGAGCACGGCGGAGGAGGCGCCGCCGCCGCGCTTCGCGCTGCCGCCGAAATCAGCACTGGTCATCGGCGCTGTCGGCTTCTGCGCGGTCTTCGCCGAGGGCGCGAGCCTCGACTGGTCGGCGGTCTTCCTGCGGGACACGCTGGACACGTCGGCGGGCGTCGCCGCCGGATCCACCACCGCCTTCTCCCTCACCATGGCGGTGGCCAGGATCGCCGGGGACCGGGTGGTCGACCGCTTCGGCGCGGTACGGACGGTGCGCGCGGGCGGGGTCCTGGCCACGCTGGGCGGGCTGCTGGTCGTACTGGCCTCCAGCCCCTATGCGGCGATGGGTGGTTTCGCGCTGATCGGGCTCGGGGTCGCTGTCGTCGTCCCGCTGGCCTTCGCGGCGGCCGGGCGGAGCGGCCCCAACCCCAGCCAGGCCATCGCGGGCGTCGCCACCATCACGTACACCTCGGGGCTCATCGCGCCGTCGGCGATCGGCGGGATCGCCAACGCGACCTCACTGGTGGGCTCTTTCATCCTGGTGACGGTGCTGGCGTTCGGCCTGGTACTGGCCGCGGGCGTGCTGCGCTCGGCGCGCCGGGTGGTGGCGGGGACCGGGGCGGCCGCGGCGGAGCAGGGGGCCCGCGACCCCGGCGCCGCGGGCCCGGCCTGA